A window of Juglans regia cultivar Chandler chromosome 7, Walnut 2.0, whole genome shotgun sequence contains these coding sequences:
- the LOC108981102 gene encoding protein NSP-INTERACTING KINASE 2-like: MPPSFSLLFPLSILFLFSSPTISSLTELPTLMAIKASLDPQHQFLTSWSPNTDPCSGSFEGVACDEQGLVANISLQGKGLSGTIPAALAELKSLTGLYLHFNALTGKIPKEISRLTQLNDLYLNVNNLSGEIPHEIGNMSNLQVLQLCYNKLTGSIPTQLGNLWRLSVLALQYNQITGAIPASLGDLKMLTRLDLSFNGFFGSIPVRLVNAPILEVLNVQNNSLSGIVPPALKKLNGGFQYKNNPGLCGIGFSDLNVCKPTDGLNTNRPEPFEPGSVSTKTLPVSAPLTSDCSKNLCSKPSKSPQVGIVLGVIGLIIAVAVSGLFTFAWYRRQKQKIGSTFDTSDSRLSTDQVKEVCRKSASPLISLEYCNGWDPLSKGRSGFSQEVLESFMFNLEDVERATQCFSEANLLGKSNFSAIYKGTLRDGSVVAIKCIAKTSCKSDEAEFLKGLKILTSLKHENLVRLRGFCCSKGRGECFLIYDFVPNGSLSEYLDVKDGSGKVLEWSARVSIINGVAKGIGYLHRNGGNKPVIVHQNISAEKVLIDGWHNPLLSDSGLHKLLADDVVFSMLKVSAAMGYLAPEYTTTGRFTEKSDVYAFGMIIFQILAGKRIITQSIRHGAESCKFEDFVDMNLEGKFSESEAAKLGRIAVLCTHEFSNQRPSMESVMQELSGPIGSS; this comes from the exons ATGCCTCCTTCCTTCAGCctcctcttccctctctccatCCTCTTCCTCTTTTCCTCTCCGACCATTTCCTCACTCACCGAGCTTCCCACTCTCATGGCCATCAAGGCCTCTCTAGACCCTCAACACCAGTTCCTGACTTCATGGTCCCCAAATACTGACCCCTGCAGTGGCTCTTTCGAAGGCGTGGCTTGCGACGAGCAAGGTCTTGTGGCCAATATCTCTTTGCAAGGGAAGGGCCTCTCTGGTACAATACCTGCAGCCTTGGCCGAGCTCAAGAGCTTGACTGGGCTGTACTTGCACTTCAATGCTCTGACTGGAAAAATACCAAAGGAGATTTCCCGGTTGACCCAGCTAAATGATTTGTATCTCAATGTGAATAATCTCTCCGGGGAGATTCCTCACGAGATTGGCAACATGTCTAATCTTCAag TTTTGCAGCTGTGTTACAACAAGTTGACTGGGAGCATACCAACACAGCTAGGAAATTTGTGGAGGCTTAGTGTTCTTGCTTTACAGTATAATCAAATAACCGGTGCAATTCCTGCAAGTTTGGGTGATTTGAAGATGTTAACGAGGTTGGATTTGAGCTTCAATGGGTTTTTTGGTTCAATTCCAGTAAGATTAGTTAATGCTCCCATTCTGGAAGTTCTGAACGTACAAAACAACTCTCTTTCAGGCATCGTCCCTCCAG CTCTGAAGAAACTGAATGGCGGATTCCAGTACAAGAACAATCCAGGACTATGCGGCATTGGGTTTTCTGACTTAAATGTTTGCAAACCTACTGACGGTCTAAACACAAATAGACCAGAACCATTTGAACCTGGCAGTGTTTCTACAAAAACTCTCCCGGTGTCAGCGCCCTTAACGTCTGATTGCAGCAAAAACCTGTGTTCAAAACCATCAAAATCCCCACAAGTTGGTATAGTTTTGGGGGTGATTGGGCTTATTATTGCTGTGGCTGTTAGTGGACTATTCACATTTGCATGGTACCGAAGACAAAAGCAGAAAATTGGAAGTACCTTTGACACTTCAGATAGCCGGCTTAGTACTGACCAGGTTAAGGAAGTTTGTAGGAAGAGCGCGTCTCCTCTAATAAGTCTTGAATACTGTAATGGATGGGACCCTCTGTCGAAAGGTCGAAGTGGATTCTCTCAGGAAGTTCTTGAAAGCTTTATGTTCAATTTAGAGGATGTGGAACGTGCAACCCAGTGTTTCTCTGAGGCCAATTTGTTGGGGAAGAGCAATTTCTCCGCTATCTACAAGGGGACACTTAGAGATGGGTCTGTTGTTGCTATAAAGTGCATTGCCAAGACAAGCTGCAAGTCTGATGAAGCTGAATTCTTGAAGGGGCTGAAGATATTGACCTCATTGAAACATGAAAATCTTGTTAGGTTGAGAGGCTTCTGCTGTTCAAAAGGCAGGGGAGAGTGTTTTCTTATCTACGATTTTGTCCCAAATGGCAGTCTATCAGAGTATCTTGATGTTAAGGATGGCAGTGGGAAGGTTCTTGAATGGTCTGCCAGAGTATCTATCATCAATGGTGTTGCCAAAG GTATTGGGTATCTGCACAGAAACGGAGGAAACAAACCTGTTATAGTTCACCAGAATATATCGGCTGAGAAAGTGCTCATCGATGGATGGCATAATCCTTTGCTCTCAGACTCAGGCCTGCACAAACTCCTTGCAGATGATGTTGTCTTCTCCATGCTCAAAGTCAGTGCAGCCATGGGATACTTGGCTCCAGAATACACAACCACCGGTCGCTTCACCGAAAAGAGCGATGTATATGCATTTGGTATGATCATATTTCAAATCCTTGCCGGAAAGCGTATAATCACCCAGTCAATTCGCCATGGGGCAGAATCATgcaaatttgaagattttgttgACATGAACCTTGAAGGGAAGTTCTCTGAATCAGAAGCAGCAAAACTTGGGAGAATCGCAGTGCTTTGCACCCATGAATTTAGTAACCAACGGCCATCCATGGAAAGTGTGATGCAAGAACTAAGTGGTCCTATTGGCAGTTCTTGA
- the LOC108979681 gene encoding uncharacterized protein LOC108979681: MKLVWSPETASKAYIDTVKSIKNFKEHSGVAELLSAMAAGWNAKLIVESWLNGDPIVTSIGLAIAAGHACGRHVCIVPDERSKQEYVKAMREYSDVSSPTPMEVVVGEAEAAMAGLVGVDFLVVDCKRGDFARVLRFAKLGQRGAVLACKNACQRNVSGFRWHGVLERGTRVVRTVLLPVGKGLDIAHIGSTMDIAHIGSSTGGSSGSWKKSPSRWIKHIDARSGEEHVFRG, encoded by the exons ATGAAGCTCGTTTGGTCCCCCGAAACAGCTTCTAAAGCTTACATAGACACTGTTAAATCA ATTAAAAACTTCAAAGAACATTCCGGTGTAGCCGAGCTCCTCTCCGCCATGGCTGCCGGCTGGAACGCGAAGCTAATCGTCGAATCGTGGCTCAACGGCGATCCAATCGTGACAAGCATCGGACTTGCCATCGCCGCCGGCCACGCGTGCGGACGTCACGTGTGCATAGTCCCGGACGAGCGGTCGAAACAGGAGTACGTCAAGGCCATGAGAGAATACTCAGACGTGTCTTCGCCGACGCcgatggaggtggtggtgggagAGGCGGAGGCGGCCATGGCAGGGCTGGTGGGCGTGGACTTTCTGGTGGTGGACTGTAAGCGTGGGGACTTCGCCAGGGTTCTGAGGTTCGCTAAGCTGGGCCAAAGAGGTGCGGTTTTGGCTTGCAAAAACGCATGTCAGAGAAACGTTTCGGGGTTTCGATGGCACGGGGTGCTTGAGAGAGGGACACGTGTGGTGAGGACGGTGTTGTTGCCAGTGGGGAAAGGCTTGGATATTGCGCATATTGGGAGCACCATGGATATTGCGCATATAGGGAGCAGTACCGGGGGTAGTAGTGGGAGCTGGAAGAAGAGTCCTAGCCGTTGGATCAAGCACATCGATGCACGGTCAGGTGAGGAACACGTGTTTCGGGGATGA